A part of Xenopus tropicalis strain Nigerian chromosome 4, UCB_Xtro_10.0, whole genome shotgun sequence genomic DNA contains:
- the h1-8 gene encoding H1.8 linker histone (The RefSeq protein has 4 substitutions, 2 non-frameshifting indels compared to this genomic sequence) encodes MGPKKAVAAPEEGKEKAAATGSSKVKRKSIKLVKTQSHPPTLAMVVEALKKNTERKGTSVQAIRTRILAAHPTVDPLRLKFLLRTALNKGLEKGILIRPLNSSATGATGRFKLAKPVKAPKAGKEENAASENVDPNAEVKPQKKAPKKEKKAKTDKEPKGEKPKAGAKKAKEESDEKPKAAKSKKDTEAKEDEKAKAPAKKPKAKTEAAKAEGETKAKEPAKAKEAKAEAAKAQKDSAEEGAPVKAGKKGKK; translated from the exons ATGGGGCCTAAGAAGGCAGTTGctgcaccagaggaaggcaaGGAGAAGGCAGTGGCTACAG GATCCAGTAAGGTTAAAAGAAAATCTATCAAGCTGGTCAAGACCCAATCGCATCCCCCGACCCTGGCGATGGTGGTGGAGGCGCTGAAAAAGAACACGGAGAGGAAAGGAACCTCTGTGCAGGCCATTCGGAGCAGGATTCTGGTGGCACATCCCACTGTGGATCCGCTAAGGCTAAAGTTCTTGCTACGGACGGCTCTGAACAAAGGGCTAGAGAAGGGCATTCTGATCCGACCCCTAAACTCTAGTGCAACAGGAGCTACGGGACGATTCAAA CTTGCCAAACCAGTAAAGGCTCCCAAGGCTGGAAAAGAGGAGAATGCAGCATCTGAAAATGTTGACCCAAATGCTGAGGTGAAACCCCAAAAGAAGGCcccaaagaaagaaaagaaggcTAAAACTGACAAAGAACCCAAAG GTGAGAAACCCAAAGCTGGAGCTAAAAAGGCAAAGGAAGAGTCTGAT GAAAAGCCAAAAGCTGCCAAATCGAAGAAAGATACTGAAGCAAAAGAAGGTGAGAAGGCTAAAGCTCCGGCAAAGAAACCAAAAGCCAAAACAGAGGCTGCCAAAGCTGAGGGGGAAACCAAGGCCAAGAAGGAGCCAGCCAAAGCCAAAGCCAAGGAAGCCAAGGCAGAGGCTGCAAAAGCACAGAAGGACTCGGCAGAGGAAGGAGCTCCGGTAAAGGCCGGCAAGAAAGGGAAGAAGTGA
- the rho gene encoding rhodopsin, giving the protein MNGTEGPNFYIPMSNKTGVVRSPFDYPQYYLAEPWKYSALAAYMFLLILLGFPINFMTLYVTIQHKKLRTPLNYILLNLVFANHFMVLCGFTVTMYTSMHGYFIFGQTGCYIEGFFATLGGEMALWSLVVLAIERYVVVCKPMANFRFGENHAIMGVVFTWIMALSCAAPPLFGWSRYIPEGMQCSCGVDYYTLKPEVNNESFVVYMFIVHFTIPLCVIFFCYGRLLCTVKEAAAQQQESATTQKAEKEVTRMVVMMVIFFLICWVPYAYVAFYIFTHQGSDFGPVFMTVPAFFAKSSAIYNPVIYIVLNKQFRNCLITTLCCGKNPFGDEEGSSAASSKTEASSVSSSQVSPA; this is encoded by the exons ATGAACGGAACAGAAGGTCCAAATTTTTATATCCCCATGTCCAACAAAACTGGGGTGGTACGAAGCCCCTTCGATTACCCTCAGTATTACTTAGCAGAGCCATGGAAATATTCAGCACTGGCTGCTTACATGTTCCTGCTCATTCTGCTTGGGTTCCCCATCAACTTCATGACCTTGTACGTCACTATCCAGCACAAGAAACTCAGAACACCCCTAAACTACATCCTTCTGAACCTGGTATTTGCCAATCACTTCATGGTCCTGTGTGGGTTCACGGTGACGATGTACACCTCAATGCACGGCTACTTCATCTTTGGCCAAACTGGTTGCTACATTGAAGGCTTCTTTGCTACACTTGGTG GTGAAATGGCCCTCTGGTCACTGGTAGTATTGGCCATTGAAAGATATGTGGTGGTCTGCAAGCCCATGGCCAACTTCCGATTTGGGGAGAACCATGCTATCATGGGTGTAGTCTTCACATGGATCATGGCTCTGTCCTGTGCTGCTCCTCCTCTCTTTGGATGGTCCAG ATACATCCCAGAGGGAATGCAGTGCTCATGCGGAGTAGACTACTACACACTGAAGCCTGAGGTCAACAATGAATCCTTTGTCGTCTACATGTTCATTGTCCACTTCACCATCCCCCTGTGTGTCATTTTCTTCTGCTATGGTCGCCTGCTGTGCACTGTCAAGGAA GCTGCAGCCCAGCAACAGGAATCTGCTACAACCCAGAAGGCTGAGAAAGAGGTCACCAGAATGGTTGTTATGATGGTCATTTTCTTCCTGATCTGTTGGGTGCCCTATGCCTATGTGGCATTCTACATCTTCACCCACCAGGGCTCTGACTTTGGCCCAGTCTTCATGACAGTCCCAGCTTTCTTTGCCAAGAGCTCTGCTATATACAACCCTGTCATCTACATTGTCCTGAACAAACAG TTCCGTAACTGCTTGATCACCACCCTGTGCTGCGGAAAGAATCCATTCGGTGATGAAGAGGGATCCTCTGCAGCCAGCTCCAAGACAGAAGCTTCTTCTGTCTCTTCCAGCCAGGTGTCTCCTGCATAA